AATCCTTTTCAGGTAGGAGCTTTGACAATATACAAGTTAAATACCGATTTTTGGCATTCAAAGAATACCAAAGATAGCAAACATgataaaatcaattttttgctaGATTTGGTGAATAATACTTATGTAAAGGGAAGCCTGCTGTTAGATATGCTTCACATACAATTAAAGGGCTAAATTTTACACGTTTGGGGAAATTGAACATAATATCACTGACTACCGGAGATATCCACGAAAGATACACAGTAATAGGGATAGATCAtactaaaaataaagcttccaaaaacaaaagaattaatTAACTGTAATACTAATTAAGGAGATTTTTCATTAAGGCTTCCTACTTAAACAAAGTGATAAGAAGGAGACAGACTCGGCTGCTCaggaaaaagatttaaaggCTGTGAACAAAATGCATGCTTAGGGTCGTAGTAATACCCCTGTATATATCCATTTTCTCTACATAAACAGCAGAAATAAAAGCCAGTTATTCTCGATTCGGATGTGTCTGTCTggtcttttaaaattagcATGTCCTTCCATCGCATAAAAATGTACTTTTGACAAATCTTATACAACTTCTTCGGATTAGTAATGGTTTCAAGAAAGGTATTGGTATccatattttgaaaaggagCAAGCTTTCGCCAATAGCAAACGTCGATTTCTAAAGGGGCACTCCATTTTTCAGTagcaaaatttaatttctcTGAAAAATCAAGAATCTCCCCAGTCCAAGCAGTTGAAATGGTCGAAGATGGGTCAGAAGATCGAGCTTGAGCATTCAACTGGCCCTCTAAAGCTCTCCGTTTATAGTCCACCACATGGATTGAAACGTCTACAATCCACCTCTCCTTGGGATTTGTTAAAGGAGGTAATCCAGATATTGATTGGACTCCCCCAAATTGTAAGCCTCGAAAAACAGAGCCACTACGAAGCCACCAAGTGGGTGTAATGAAAAGACGACGCTTTGCATAATGACGGATCATGTAATACGtacaaacttttttgtGTTTATGAAAAACTATATTTAAAGAGCACGACCTAGCGTTTGGAGTTTGTGTCCGAGATCCATAGCTACTTGCAGAAGAACTTGATTCTTGATTCGGAGGCCCGTTGAGGTCTAAGACAGCAGGGTTATTATCCAAAGAATTAAGGATATTTTGATAAGTAGAATTAGGAAAGTAAGTATTAAAAGTGGATGCGCCAGCGCTGTCGTGGGAGGGATTTAAGGGTGAATTGGACCTCCGTAAATGTTCAATTAAAGGATTGAATTGTGGAGTCGAAGCAGCttgaaaattataatttgaCTGATCGAAAGAAGATGGAAAACTCAGTGACTGAGGATTTGAAATACTAATAGACCTAGAAGGAGGAAGTGGTGGTTGGATAGGAAAAGACGAAGTTGGAGGTTCAACACTAGGCTCTGTCGGTTGGGCAGAAAAAACACTATTCGGGTTAGAACCAAATGTCGAGGAATTCCGATCCAGTAACTCGctgttttgtaaataacGATTCAATCGTAAAACACGTCCGACTAATCGTTCGGTATGAGGTGAAAAGAATGAGGGAATGGAGGCTTCAtcataattattttctctAATGGTCTCCAACCAATCTGAAAGACTTCTTCGTGAGTATCTAGTAGCGTTACTCCGTGAAAGGCCGCTTCTTCTCCTTTGACGGGAAGCCGATCTAgaatgaaaagaagaatgaaCTTGaggatgaaaaatattgtcATTATTGTTTGAAGGGTTTGGTAAAGGTATGTGTAAAGGATCATGAGTAAATGAAATGGAAGAATCTTGTTCACTCAGCTCGGAACGAATACGCGCTAATGGAAACATATGACGGTGATGGTTGCGTTGGGAATTAGATACGTCGTTTGAATTTGGGTTTGGGAATCCGGAACCAGAATCTGCCCAAGCGCCTTGCTCATTTGGGTGGCTTGAGTCTtcattttggaaattgtCTAGCGATCGAGGCATCAATAAGTATATACGCCAAGAAAATCTTAGTATTTGAAGTGTGCGCCAAAAATTATGATAAAAGAgttaaattaaaagtaaaacgAATAGAGTTCACTTTATAGGTACAAGGTATTTTAGACTTCGTATTGGAATggcaataaataaacacaaCCCTTTTATAATAAACGAGATCTCACAACACAACAAACGGCCTTCACTAGGAAAACATAAGAATTGTAAAGTCAAACTATATATGACTACAATTGAGAGGAAATCCTATACAACTAATGCGAGATAGCTTCgcgttttttttatcaccacaattttctttcagcGTTAACAGgataaaatgattttttttggacaAGCAAAGCCTTTTCCGAAATCGTTAAATTTAGTTTATAACAGGAAAACACAGTAAAAAGAACTTAGCCTAAAAGAAGgtgcaatttttttataataacaAAGTGACATAAAACCCCTTTTAACtggattaaaaaaatttttttaacaaccTTCAAGttagctttaaaaaacgaaataGCCAggtaaaacaaaagtgTTTCCTCAGGTCTATCGATGTCGAAAATTCtttcgttctttttttagaaaattcaaaacgGAGAAAAGTAAGTTGAAACAGTATGTTAAACTCCCtctattttcaaaaattcattcaatATAGTTTATAAAAGTCCTACACCTACAGGATGCTGCTAATTGTTTCGGTATGGTGTAATCTGGgacaattgaaaaaatgtgtTTTGGTTGAGTTTTGCGGTGCGCCAACTCTATAGTAGTGTACTAGCAAATATGCGAAATTTTATGAATCTCTAGTCTTgattatgttttttaaatcatgCAATGTGAATTTGTTCATTCTAAATTACATTTACAGGAAATGGAAGCTCTTAATGTagtaaaagcaaaataccCCAACTTTGCTAAATTTATCAGCTCTTATACTTCTGTCCAAATTAGAACTACAAATTACAAGTTATTTAAGAATTTAAGTAATCCGGATTATTGGAAAAATAAGGTGGCCATCTTCAAgtgcaaaaaaaaggattttaaacaatttatattattgtACAGGAAGTCTGAATTCTAAAGCTAAAGAAGTACAAGTTTGGCTTTCCAGATCCAAAAGATagcttttattaaaaaaataaatacctTGCAAAAAGTTGTTATAGCATTCCTTGAATTTAAACGTACCCATTAAGATATTAAACTTCTTTCATTTGCTTGTGAATAATATGGAAACCCCCCAACAATCTCTGAAATTATTTCgtaaaagtttttagaaGAATTTTCTTCAGTATGGATTCGAAACCAATCTTTATGGGAGTGGCTTAAGGGTGAAAAAATGTCCGAGTAGGTTATATAGGAATCATCGATTTTAACAAATCGTTCACTAACTTTTTCGTACGACAGTACTTTGTAAAAACGATCTGTAGAATCTTTGAgagaaaaatttgtaagGAACCCAGATGAAGCGTTTAACTGGGAATCTTGTGTCATTTCTGGGcgagaaaaaaatgaaacacAGTCATCCAAGAAAGCGTCAACAGATTTGTTGTTTGCAATAGTTTTGAAAGTTGTAGtatttatctttaaatCGAGTTCGGATTCAGGAAGTAGGATCTGATATCCTCtcgattttttgaaagctaTCTGAAAAGTTTCCTTACCCATTAAAAACCCGTTCTTTATTGGAAGTATAATTTCGATTAAGGGGTATGTAAGAGATGTAGACAAGGAATTTGAAGACAAAATAATTCTATAGAAACTTTTTCGAGTTGTCTCATCCAAAATAgaatgatttttcaaataactAGGAATTTGATCAACAAAGgtattaaacaaaaaatgatgtGCTTTTGATCGTTCTTTAACATAAAATGATGCAACGTCAGGATTTTTCGTATGTGAAAGGAAAGAACTGCTAAATAAACTATATCCAAAAGTTGCCGTTAGTCTTTTTGTGAAGCATTGTTCTGTGTTTGTCGCATGGCTACTGAACCAAAAGTCATTAACTGAATGGAATGAATCTCTAATATAGgaatttagtttttttgattgagtagtatttttttgactAAGATCCTTGACCTCAATTGAAGATATGTCCTTATTTATTGATGGTTTAATGGGTACAGGGAGAGTTAAGGAATTTCGTGTCAACGCTTCGTCAGATAAAACACTGGTGTTCCAGGAATACTCTTTTACCCTACACCATCGTTTCCAGGAGTCATCCTTTAAATACCAAGGCAATCGAAAGTCATAGGTGAAGTCATTAAGAGTAAAGgattttttggaagttaAGCACTCCGAATCTATTAAACACTTGTCTGTATTCTCAAAAAGCATGACGaaagaaagtaattttctttcaatttcgtCGAATGAACAATTACCAAAAGCAGttgttattttaatttgagCTTTTCCAGATAATTCAATATACGCTTTGCATCTTTCAGAAAGAAGAACAGCGttcttatttattatatttgcATAATACTCAGTAAcatcaattgtttttgacttcaaatgtttaaatattCCACTAATGAGCTCTTCAACAATTGCGACATCTCGTTTTTTAGCCTCGATTTTAATGTTATTGTTTGTTACATTAATTACTACATGCGCTGCATGCTTTTGAGAGATATCTCTTAATGCACTAGCATTATTCAACAGAAGGAAAAACATCTCCAACGGACAAAGCGTCACGTCTTTTATTGCGAGCATATCGTCCATCGCATCGCCATGAATTCGTAGCTTCCAATGATCAAGCAAAATACGCTCGATTATCTCTTTTTTCCGAAGAGATGAACTTTTAATATGAAAAACTTTAGCAAATTTCCGCAATTGTTCTTTACGAAAGGCAACTTCCAATGTATTCACAAGTTGACGAAAGCTTTTAGCAGACGTATTTACACTTTTTGGTTTATAAGATTCAATATCTTGAAAAACATCTTCAAGAGTATTATGAACTGTCGGATCCTCAACAAGTTTAAAAGCCAAAGCATCAACGTAATGTGATGTTAAGTAAGGTGAGCGCAACACGCTTTTAGATTTTGGTTTATAAGGAGGTATTATTATAAGATTAGAGCTATTTACAACTCCTCTATTAGAATCAGCGTGAATACTCCTTATATTTAGCAACCCCCATGAAGTCAGCTTTTGAGCCAAGCACCTGCAGTTTAAGGCGTTGATATTACGATTCAATAATGATCCTTTTaccatttgtttacatggGGTTAgtaaatttataaagaGATAATCTCTTAGGAGCAATGATGAGTCACCTTGgtgattgaaaaaaacacGGTGGTACCCGGCAAGGATAGCAACCCTAAAACGCTTTCACTGTATTCGAGAGCAATTAGTATGAGTATCAAAtatagaaatattatttgttttaaaatacaatttaATCCACCTCAActatctttttatttatttttatttttttttttaattaaaacatACGTAAGCTCAATGTGTTCTAAATGGGATATAATGACTCTCAGTAACAATGTGTTTCCAAAATGCCAAGTAAAAATGTTGTTATTTACAATCGATATAAATAAGACATAAATTAATagttgataaaaaaaggcCAACCTAGCCAACAGAAAACGGAATATGGTATCATTATTTCAACAAGCATATCTTAAAAATGCGTTGCTTAGAGAAGTTCCCAATTGCTGGTCAATATGTCCACAAGCCACAATGGCACACAGTAATTGATAGAATTCGGACTTTCCCCgagaaaattgaatttcGTCTAGTGAATTGATATAGCTAACCAAGGCGGCTATTACAGGTTGGAATGCAGCAACTCCCTTTACAGGGTTATCACCAATTACCCTTTGAAAACCATGAAGTACCAATTGCGATGcaagataaatttttttctgaaaaaCATCCATTAAATCGTTATATTCTTCTGTATCATGGGAATCCGACTTCAAAGAAGACATACATTCAAATGCGgtataaaaatatagcTTAGCACATAAGGCTTCTTGGCTTAAAAGATTGGGCATGTGCTCCACAATGCCCGAGGATAAGATTTTAGCGCGTATTTCAAAATCCGAATTAAAAGATTCAGCAAATTCCCAAGATTGCTTTAAGATATCCAGCAATTTTaccatttttcttttcggAATATTGGTAAGCATATTGTCAGAATGAAATAATTCCCATAGGCAGTTAAGCATCAAAAGTTGTAATGTGCACTTTACAACAATACTTTTCAAATGGtgcttttttgatttaaagaCGCTCTGGCTATTAAACCTTGATATTTCATGTGGACGAAAACTATTTTCTTTGACATCCTCAAGAGAACTATCAGAATTGACTTGAGGATACAATGAAGGATCACGAAGTTCTATCGGAAGAGTCATTTGAAGCAGCTGATTTATCGAGTTAATTATTTCATCCCAGTCCACGTCTTTAAATTGATTCTTATTCTTGAGGACAAATTGAGAAAAACAACTAAGTCCCACTTTTGATATCATACTGTTTTCTTGGCAAATACATTTTTCCAGTAAATTCAGCGCCTTAGgaagcaaaaaatgaaggcGCTCAaacaagtttttaattaattcaataaaagCTTTTAGTGCTTCAACCATTGTTGTTAGCATCCATACTTCAGTCTCTTCAGTGTTCTTTGCTAAATACAAACGTTGGGAATTAGTAATGGacaaaatagaaaatattgAGAGCAAAGCTTTATTGGAAACGGTTTCCCAAAATTCTTCGTCAAAGTCATCAGCGTGTCGATAAAGACAATCGAATAAAACCTTCAAGGCTTTAGATCGCACCTCTAAATCTGACGCCTCGCAGAtgatttcattaaatgaCAGCAAAAACGGAAGCCAGTACTCTTCTTCtagtttttttgaatatacACTCTCTTTTTTCATGTGCTTCAAATGCTTAATTAACTCATGctccaaatttttaagcatATCCACACAACTCAGACAGAACTTTTGATTGCCATTAAGTTTAGCAAACTTAGTTATACAAGATATCAGATCAATATAAGCCCCTTGTGTAAGGACGCAGCTGATATGTTCATGGCCCAAAGATGATACAACAGATATTGCGCACTGCAAAACCAAaagattttcaattttagaAGCGTAGGCGAGAATATGGAATATGGTTCTCCATCCAGAACGTATGTTTTGGTATCTGGCTTTGATCATTTGATCAATACAACGTAAGACAAGGTCTTTAATCTTAAGGTCCTGCGAATTTTCCATAGCATGTGAAAATGGCTGTAAGAAGTCCTTCTGAAATTTAAAGTGAGAGAGctcttcaatttctaaaaactGCATAGAAAATTGTCTCAAGGAATCTAAAGCAAAAGATGCTATTATTGAGTTTTCATGACAGCTGACTTGGGTAAAATAAGTACCTAACAAAGACCAAATACTGGACCATTCCATACGGATACGACGCATATTATAATATGATATTTCAACCAACTTTTGTAAACTGAATAACCTCGGATTAGAAAGTTCCAAAGAACACTCTATTTCTTCCCAAGAGACCTCAATTAATGCTTTTACAAAATCGTAGATTCCTTCACTACCAAGGTTTCGAGTGTTTGAGAAGAGCATATCAACAGCCATTACAACTTCACGAGAACTATATTCTCTGACGATTTCAACTGAGCTAGATTTAGTGGAGTGAGTGGAGGCAGATTGAAAACTTTTAGAATGTTTTAACGAAATGCTTCCACTTCGAGACTGTCGTATATTCTTATCTAAAGATTTGCGCAATGGTTTGGTAGTACTTACATCTGGTAAAGAATTTATGTCGACACCAGCAGATATTAGTTGGACACGTTCCAACTGACTTATACATAAAAGCACGTCTTTCCAAGAGTCTCTCAACTTATCTCCATGAGCTAGTGAAATTTCAAGTAGGGTTTTCAAAGCGTGCATATTCGTCCATTTTAACTCGGACGTATTATTCAAATGAGTAAACTTAGTCAAAGTTTGCATGAAAGCATTTCTAGGTAAATCCattgagaaaaagaaaatgacGTTCATGGCCAACCGAAATCCATCAAGTGAAAGTTGAATCAATGCTGGATCAGAGGAGAGTTGCAATGGTTCAGAGAATGCCGCGAGAATTGGCATCCAAACAGCTTCAAACATCGGACAAACATGCTCAAAGTGCCTAGCagtataataaatatcatttcCTGAAAGTTTTCCTCTTTCACGTTGTTCACGaattaaatctttaaacAACGCTTCGGTCTTGTTGGCCATCTTATTGGAAGCCATATAGTATGCTTCCCTTTGCAAATCTCTTCCAACCGTCGCCAATGCATTACTTATGTTAGCAGCAAAGCTAAGATTACTAGTCCCGGGTATTTCTGGAAAGTTGGAAGTAGGATCTTGCTCATctttcaaaacaatttcgtttttttggatttccTCATATACCTCAGTCAAAAACGAATCGCTCAGATTAGCACCATCATCCACACCTctgttatttttaataaaatcttGACATGTCATCCGATTTTTAACTTGGGGAGAATGTAAATCAGTATTTAACATAATAATTGAATATGCTAGAATATAAGCAGTGTctgcatttttaaaaacaccAAGATTGTCatcaatatatttttctgcAAACTTGAGCATGAATCTGTCAATCTTTTGCGCTTCACCGGGTAAacgaaatttttgtaaaaatgaaCGAAGGGCATTCACAAATGGAATATCATTGAAACTCATGTGGTCAACGAAAGAGTGCATGATAGCAATATTCTCGTCATTTCCTTCTCCTAAATACTCGCCTAGCACAGCTTTATCCAAGCCTTCTGTAGagattaaaaatttagcaaTATCGGTAGGAGTTTTGGAAGCAATAAAATGACTTGAAAGTAGAATCTTAATTCCCTCTTTTGGTTTGtagttaaatttttgtattgcTTCTTGTAATTGTTTCTTTCgatgttttaaattttcaaactgAGAAGGATCGTCTGTAGCTAAAGCCTGACCAGAAGATTCCAAATTATCCATTGATGTACTATTTATACCTGCGGAAGGGGGCTCTGATTTACTTTTCTGTGGTTCTTCTCCTTTTGAAGTCGACTCTGTTTCGTCGTCCTTCGCCGTTATTTCGACAGTAGGCGCAAATGTTTGATTACACCATGTAAATAGAGAAGATAAAGTAGATATTAAACATCTATAAGACTTCAACCGAATTTGATAATCAAAGTAAGGTGGATTGTGCGAATGAACATAGCTTCCAATTGTTGACGAATTAAGCTGAGGAATATCATTCAATGTATGATATACAAACCCCGGTTTATCAATTACTAGCTGGTCATCACGGAAAACAAATGAAGGAGGAGGATCAGAAGTACTCTGACTTGCAATCCTTGATAGAGTAACAATTGCTCtttcataaatattttcagtATTACCACTTATACAGTCATAATTAAGATAAAGTTCAATTAAGGTCTGTGGTTCTTCACACATGCGGTGAAAAATATTCAGCAgtacaattttttgttgattgCTAGAGGTTCGCATTTCCAATATGGGAAAGAAGATTTCGGTAAAAAACACTTCTAACTCtgacttgaaaaaattttttaattcagaAAGAATTAACCAAAATATTTCACAAGAAATCTCGAATACCGGTAAAACATGGCTAACCACATTTTTAGCCAATGCAAGGCAAATGTATTGTTTAACAGCGTCAATCAATGGTGTCGGAGTTGAAGTTGGAGACCTTATTTTCACATTTATGTCCGAAAGGATGTTCATATAAGTTCGAAGAATATGATATATAAGATGCAAGCTCATCAACTTTGATCGCATCGATTGCGACTTTAGGTCGTATTCATGCTCATACGGaatgtttttaatagaaaGCTTACATAAAGCTCtgattaacaaaaatgcaTCCCGAAGCAACTGTTGCTCCAAAGAATCCTCTTCCAAAGGAGCTTCTTCACGAACCTGGTCAAAGCTTTTTCTGTGCTCGAAAGATTCAAGTGTGAGTTTGTTTTCTGATAATTGAGAAGGTATAGGAGAGTTAGCACGATCAGCTAAAACAATAAGTTAGTATAAAGAACTAAAAACATGATGATTGCTTACGAGTTCCATTACTGGATGATTTATTCATGTTAATAGTAGAAAATTCTCTTTCATGATTAAGAACGGTAGAAAGGCGCTGGAATACTGAATCAACCATTTGTAAAAGAGCTACCTGAGCAATGGCTTGGGTAGTTGAGTCTTTACATAAGAGGAAAATATTGTAAGTTTGCCTCACTGCTGTAAGTAAAAACGAATGTCTAATGATTGTCCTTTCAGAAGTAATAGCTGCCAATAAAGCCTTTACAATTTGTAGCTGCACTCTTTCTGGAGTAGACTCACCGCAAAAACAGGATGCAATAGTGTTAACCACACGTTCCATTAAGGTAATATCCGATGGATTTAATGTTGGGGaatcaaaataattgtaaTCAATCAGCTTGGCAAAGCAATCCAAAGTAATAGTCAGCAACGTTGTACTATTTGTTTGACAAGCCATTACCAAAGGTTCCAAAATGACTTCgggaagaagaaatggcTGCTTTTGTAATTCTATTTGGACATTATTGATAGCCTCCCTAAGCTTCTTATGCCGTTTTGTAGCCTTTGCTTTTGACATATGCTTAAAAGCCTCAATTACGAAGAGTTGAGGATTGAGTTTGCCAGAGTTTTGGTTAGAGGCGTTTGAAATATTCTTCCAAATCTTTAGATCTTGTGGAGCTTCAGAAGTAGATGTAGTCTGTTTGCTCAGAGTACCTGTTTGTTCACTTTCAATCGAACGTGAATCTAAGTCATCTTCTGGAGGTCTTAGAGATAGATTGCTTTCAATATCTTTTTCCGCTTCTAAGTTTTTATCGTTAATTTCTATACTTTTTTCAGTATTAGACTGTTCAGGTATGGAATCATGTTCATCTATTTCATCAGAAACTCGACTTTTGATTGTTGATTCACTATCCGGTTCTTCTTCGACAACAGACGATCCTTTTACTTCATCAGGATTACTAGAAACCCTACTAACGGTTTCTATCTCCAAATCTGTCATTTTGACATGTATGATATTTGATGTTGTAGCTATGCAGCTATGAAAGTATTATAGTATGAATGGATGGGTACGTATACTACCACTCTGCACACCACGAACCAGatcataattttttctttgaaaattaacCATTGATTATATCcctaaaaaaataaaattcatttctttgtaaTTTGTTTGATAATTTAAGCTAGAAGCATGCTTCGAATTAAGtacgtttttttttttttaattagaAAATCTCATTGAACTTCTTATAGACGAATTTATATTAATAGTTAACTGGTAGCATCTATTGTTGATGAATCAAGGCtcttttgttaatataCTGACTCAAACTATTAAAAGTGTTAACTAGTTCTTAAATATTAGTTTTCATAAGATAATAAGAGTATCAATGATTAAACTACTACTGCAGAATACGCTTGTTCCGTACTAAATGCAAATTATTTAGGACGGCATAATGCCTTGCCAAGTTAtgttatttattgtaaataagtatatttttgaaacgaaaaaaacgatagaaaaaaacttttttatcaattgaaATGCCACGTATGTTTGCgaatttctcttttttctgcttCAACGTGGCTGTCCTAATGACAAAAATCTTTAGTGAGCGATTGCAATAATACAAAAAGATAGAGCGTAAACTCTCAAgcaaataagaaaaaattgggaGATGGGatttaaacaaatggaAGAGCAACAAAAATGCTCAATCACTAAAACCGGAATTCTAGTATTCATCAATCATAATATATGTATTTTCCATATTTAGAATAACATACTTACAACACAAAGGTTctcaataaaaagaagacAAATTGTGCTCGTAAGAAACCATAAATCATATGAAGCCACTCGGAATAATGGAAATAATGCCAAGATTTGGTAACAATTGGGCCTTGGGAAAGAGCTCTAGCCATCACCGGATCATCAGATAAAAGTCCGTCACAGCCTCTAATTAAAGCAAGATAGATAGAAGAAGGTGTGTTTAAAGTCCATGCAAAGACTTGTTTACCTTGGGCATGAACGAGATCAACAAAATCCTGAGAATGAGGAAGTAAAAACAGAGCAACAGCCATACTGACACCCTTTACTCTGGGATGCATAACAAAATGTCTTTCAGCATAAGCGAAGTTGAATCCAATATGATATAACGGAATTGATGGGGCATATCGATCACAAGCAGGGATGAACCTATGTGACCATAAACAAAACGATACTTTGTCTTTCCAAAAGTCTAAATCAGAATTAACCCGAAGCATTGCATCAACCATTCTGGGAATAATTAACAAATCGTTTACTGGCTTAATGTCAACAAGTAGATTGACGCCAGGATGCTTGGTTAATTCATGCAAAAATTGTTCATAGGTAGGTAACGGCTCGTGAGGCTCTTGAATGGTACGAAAATGACCATTATCCAATTCATAATCAAGATCTCGAACATCAACATCAACACCGAATACTCTGTTAAGATTTCTATCATGCAAAATGCAAACCACTTCATCTTTAGTTAGTCGAACATCTGTTTCAACGCAGTCAGCACCAGCCTTTACGGCTTGTTGAAATGCTAGTATAGTATTTTCAGGATACTTAGCTTTGTATCTGTAAACATAAGTTAAACATTTGCTAAATTGGAGAAGGATTTTGACAATTAAGGGTACAAAGTTGCAGATATGAAACTAAGTCTACTAATAATAAAAGCAGTATGCAACTAATACATTCATAAAACATACCCTCTATGAGCAATGACCAAAGGCGGTTTTGAAAACGTGGCTAAAGAACTCGTATTTTCAGCAATGCTTTGAGCAGCATCATCAACGGTATTGGCAATTGAGTAGTTAAAAGCCATTTTGAAGAGAACGATGTTGGTATTGGGAGAAGTAAAGAATGTAGCAACTATATACCAGTTACTGTAGTCCGATGATATCACTCCGCTCCGCTCAGGTTGCAAAAAAGGCGTTGAAGTGATTCGTCGAAGTCAATTCAGtataacaatattttatatagtTAATTTACGATAAAGGAAGGAAAACATTTCCCTCGCAAAAGAAGCGAATTATCCATCAGAATTGTAGATTCAAATCATATATTTCAAACGCTGAATGCAATTCGCATCATGAAGTTAATAGAGAATCATATTCTGCTAGCGATTGTTGATTAAGAGGAGACATACTTTCGTCGGGTTCAATGGTCTGAATAGCATCCGACATTATACCATAAAAACGATAATGAGTATCTTCAACCTCGTCTGTATTGGGAGTAAGAGGTTGAATCAAAATTAATGTTCCAGTCAAGGGATCACAGTTCCAAAGAAATCCTTCTACTGGTAAACGTCCATTCTTAAACAGGACGCGCAGGTAAGAACCTCTACGCTTTTCTGTTGTGTGAGAATccatttcattaattattcaaataatgtgagaaaacaaaaaagataaaaaaaacattaataaaaaccaaactttttaaaacacGGTTTATGTTCAGGTCAAAAAGTAGTAGCAATTTTCGGTAGCTGTATGAGAGGCGTGGAATTACAAGATGAGTATAGCTTCCGTAGCAGACGTAAATCAAGTATGTTTTTCATTCGAACCCAAATTTTTAgttgtttttgaatttatgaAACTGATACTTAGGCCATTAtggttttttttgctaacaaTATACCAGCAATGGGATTTACAATCAGTTTTCGTATTAACTTCCATAAaacttattttatttatcaacGAACATCAAATTCTAGCtcagaa
This portion of the Schizosaccharomyces pombe strain 972h- genome assembly, chromosome: I genome encodes:
- the gid10 gene encoding Vid24 family protein, whose translation is MPRSLDNFQNEDSSHPNEQGAWADSGSGFPNPNSNDVSNSQRNHHRHMFPLARIRSELSEQDSSISFTHDPLHIPLPNPSNNNDNIFHPQVHSSFHSRSASRQRRRSGLSRSNATRYSRRSLSDWLETIRENNYDEASIPSFFSPHTERLVGRVLRLNRYLQNSELLDRNSSTFGSNPNSVFSAQPTEPSVEPPTSSFPIQPPLPPSRSISISNPQSLSFPSSFDQSNYNFQAASTPQFNPLIEHLRRSNSPLNPSHDSAGASTFNTYFPNSTYQNILNSLDNNPAVLDLNGPPNQESSSSASSYGSRTQTPNARSCSLNIVFHKHKKVCTYYMIRHYAKRRLFITPTWWLRSGSVFRGLQFGGVQSISGLPPLTNPKERWIVDVSIHVVDYKRRALEGQLNAQARSSDPSSTISTAWTGEILDFSEKLNFATEKWSAPLEIDVCYWRKLAPFQNMDTNTFLETITNPKKLYKICQKYIFMRWKDMLILKDQTDTSESRITGFYFCCLCRENGYIQGYYYDPKHAFCSQPLNLFPEQPSLSPSYHFV
- the sls1 gene encoding translation factor Sls1, whose translation is MVKGSLLNRNINALNCRCLAQKLTSWGLLNIRSIHADSNRGVVNSSNLIIIPPYKPKSKSVLRSPYLTSHYVDALAFKLVEDPTVHNTLEDVFQDIESYKPKSVNTSAKSFRQLVNTLEVAFRKEQLRKFAKVFHIKSSSLRKKEIIERILLDHWKLRIHGDAMDDMLAIKDVTLCPLEMFFLLLNNASALRDISQKHAAHVVINVTNNNIKIEAKKRDVAIVEELISGIFKHLKSKTIDVTEYYANIINKNAVLLSERCKAYIELSGKAQIKITTAFGNCSFDEIERKLLSFVMLFENTDKCLIDSECLTSKKSFTLNDFTYDFRLPWYLKDDSWKRWCRVKEYSWNTSVLSDEALTRNSLTLPVPIKPSINKDISSIEVKDLSQKNTTQSKKLNSYIRDSFHSVNDFWFSSHATNTEQCFTKRLTATFGYSLFSSSFLSHTKNPDVASFYVKERSKAHHFLFNTFVDQIPSYLKNHSILDETTRKSFYRIILSSNSLSTSLTYPLIEIILPIKNGFLMGKETFQIAFKKSRGYQILLPESELDLKINTTTFKTIANNKSVDAFLDDCVSFFSRPEMTQDSQLNASSGFLTNFSLKDSTDRFYKVLSYEKVSERFVKIDDSYITYSDIFSPLSHSHKDWFRIHTEENSSKNFYEIISEIVGGFPYYSQANERSLIS